From a region of the Etheostoma cragini isolate CJK2018 chromosome 20, CSU_Ecrag_1.0, whole genome shotgun sequence genome:
- the LOC117935507 gene encoding disheveled-associated activator of morphogenesis 1-like, producing the protein MAARRTLLALEDEEEQGRHTIVDGLKTALRTQPMRFVTRFIDLDGLSCILNFLKSMDYETSNSQVHTSLIGCIKALMNNSQGRAHVLGHCESINIIAQSLTTESIKTKVHTLYSVPK; encoded by the exons ATGGCTGCT AGGAGGACTCTGCTGGCGCTGGAGGACGAGGAAGAGCAGGGGAGACACACTATCGTAGACGGTCTAAAGACAGCACTGCGAACGCAGCCAATGAG GTTTGTGACTCGATTTATCGACCTGGACGGCCTGTCTTGCATCCTGAATTTCCTGAAGTCAATGGACTACGAGACCAGCAACTCTCAGGTCCACACGTCGCTGATCGGCTGCATCAAGGCTCTGATGAACAACTCTCAGGGTAGAGCTCACGTCCTGGGTCACTGCGAGAGCATTAACATCATCGCACAGAGTCTCACCACGGAAAGCATCAAAACCAAGGTACACACCCTGTATTCAGTACCAAAGTAA
- the LOC117936297 gene encoding disheveled-associated activator of morphogenesis 1-like gives MASRGKGRGLSYLFPCCYKDSDQPEITVCDDMNTMGVLGPGLPMPPPPELDSMFTELVDELDLTDEHRATMFSLPAEKKWQLYCSKKMVRNYNYCII, from the exons ATGGCGTCCCGAGGGAAGGGGCGGGGCCTGTCCTATCTGTTTCCCTGCTGCTACAAAGACAGCGACCAACCAGAGATCACTGTGTGTGATGACATGAACACTATGGGGGTACTGGGACCTGGTCTGCCCATGCCCCCCCCTCCAGAGCTGGACTCCATGTTCACTGAGCTGGTG GATGAACTGGACCTTACAGATGAACACAGAGCCACCATGTTTTCTTTGCCAGCAGAGAAGAAGTGGCAGCTCTACTGCAGTAAGAAAATGGTGAGAAACTACAACTACTGCATtatataa